The region AATGGCTTTCATACTGAAAAATCGTGTTAAACAGTCTCTGTTTTGACCAAGGAAATTCACAGAAAAAGCATTCATCTACGATAGACTGATAAAAACATTTCTGAACAGGATTTTCTagccatgaaaaagaaaaataccttCACAATAGATATGGCAGCGGAAACTGGATCTCTAACCCCCAGAACAGTCCAAACCAGAGAATTATCTGAACCAGCAGGTATAATTCCAATTGGTATGGAAATTCCTTCTTTCTGGTTATCTCTACTAAGCAGACCATTTAGAACCTGCATGATTACAGAGGTCAAATAGCTTGTTCAACATAAAGAAATAGACAAGTCACCATATAATGTCACTATGCTCTCATTGAACACTGCCCAGATAATCCTTATAAGAGCAAATCATATTTTGCAACAAGTATCCTTgagatttgtaaaaaaattacttgcaaAATAATCTCAGAATTTAAGTTAGGCTTTCAGAAAAGGCAGGGAACGTTATTTGTGGGGTTCTTGCAAAAGTGCATGCATCTGTGAATGCATGACAGAGATGGAGGGAGGAGTCAAGGAGGGAGACCTGATCTCCATGAATGTGTATCCTCCAATCAATGACTAAGTAAATTAGAGTCAGAAAATTGGTGCAACCTGGCAGGGCTGCATAAACAGCAAAAGTTCAGCTAGAGAAGAACTGAGATAGTACAGTATAGAATTCCAAATAAATGAAATCATCCTCACCATGCAAAATTTTCCTCTCCTTTATACCCAAAAAATCCTAAGTTCTGTGTAATCGTGTGTTCTAAGTTCCCTTCACTTCAACAGCATCTGCTATTGTTTACCAATATCTAACATATTTTCTCTACTCTTCAACTATGGGCATTTTCATCAGCATGCTTAAATGGTGATTGATATCTAACAGCAAACAATCCCATTCTCGAACAAATAACTAATCTAGACCAGGCCTTTCCTCTTTACCACAAAAATCTGCAACATATTCATATCTACATAGTCAAATACAACAAGTTGTCACAACATGTGCTATTATACATTGCCTTCAATTCTTAAATGCAGCTGATTTTGATGAAAAAGCCCAGCCCAGAAACCTGAAAAATTCAATAATGTAAACCAAGGCCCAACCTATGACCGGGAAAGCTCTGCTTCATTGGAAATGTTTTGATGCAGGAAAACTTGGTCATGATACAATGTAAATCTTTATCTCTTAACAAGTATTGGATACAAACCACTGCAAAGATCTAGATTTATTTACTCTTCCTCTCAAACAGATCTTGTTTCTTTTATCATGTTCTTCATGCCTAACTATTAAATCGTGAAAAGTAACTATCAAGGTCATTAAATCAAATCCAGGACAAGGGCATGGAGTGCATGGCATGGTTAAATGAAGTCCAAGCAGGTAAATTATATTCATAACTGAACATTCagtaacaagaaattaaaaatggttATTTTCATGAAAAGGTAAAAGACTGACCTCATTAATAATTCCATCACCACCAACGCATATAATCCCTGAAAGAATATGTAGTTGTCAGGGTAAAGATGAAAGATGTAACATGTTATAAGGTGATGCATTGAGTAATAATACCATCAGGACAAGTGCTGATATCAACAGTAGAAGCAAGATTTTTAGCATGGCCAGCAGATGTTGTTTTGACCACCTCCAATTTAAACCCTGCAAGCTGTCACAGTTTACACTTTCGAATATAAATgattgatatcaatatatatcAGGGCAAAGCGTGCATTAATTTGCCAAATGAagtaatgcaagaaaacaatcatatcaaagaagaaaagaaacatgaagTAAGTAGGATTAAAAAACAATGGAATATCTATTAGATATATTTATCGATTTAGAGAGGTGATTCATGCTTTCATGGGCATGTTGAGGTGGAGGAAGTAGAGTTTCATGCTTCATTGGATTATCTTGTATTGGAAATTACATGAAAACTGCGAGCAAATACCAAGAACAGTTACGGACCTTAAATATTGGTTCTACTATTCCATGGAAAACTTTAGTTGAACGACCATGTCCAGACCGTGGATTTAATATGACAAGCATTTTGGGAGGGCACTTGCACTTGAAGAGAAGCTCAGGGGGGGGGTCAGTGGGAAGCGACTCAGAAGAAGCTTGCTTTTTTGATGAAGCCAAGGGATGAGGCAAACAGTTAATATAGCATTGCTGATCAGCAAATCCACCGACCCATTGAAGTGCCTCTTCTATGCTAGAAGCCAAGAAACGGTAGTCTTTGCGAGTTCTTTTAGGTTTAATAAAGCAAGACAGCCCACGAGAGCTCTTTTTTATGGGATAAGAATGCACTGTAAAATGTCTGAGACCAACATTGTATGACACCTGTCAAAGCCACATGGGGGGGTCATTGCTCTAGATCTCTATGGTAAAATCTTGAGtgcagtttttttgtttttggaatgaAATGAGGATATTACCGAGATAACATGCTCAAGATGGAGCATATGAGAACCCCAAACTAAAGCCTTGCTTGTAAGCTTAGCATCAACTGCTTGTTGGTTGGTAATGTCAGCTTGGTCTTTAGTAGTATTGCTATGATAGGAGGAAGAGGCACTTCTCTTATCCAAAATGAGTTTCCCAGAGAAGACAGCATAGCCTAACAAATCAGAGTTTTCGTCTCCTCCTGCAGCTGCTCCTCCACCTATGTCTATTTTGAGCTCGTCAATCTTGGGTTGGTTGAATGGAAACGGATCATCAGCAACGACCTCCATACTCCTCTTGGAATTGGAAGCAGCAGCCTTGAGCTTCTTGCTGCGTTTCTGTTTCTCAGGAAAAACAATTGGGGACGAGTGCATAGCTATTTGAGAGCACAAGCTCAATCTCCGCTGAGATTTATTACTATTGTTGGTAGTAGCAGTAGTAGCGTTGGAATTACTACCCGGATCATTCCTAGACACGGCATTCCCACTCTTGCTTGGATGCATATCTCTGCGTTTGTGtaatagaaaaggaaacaacAAGACAAGGGACTTGTGATGATTTTCGATAAACTTCTGTGAACATCCGACAAATTTTGACAAGATTGGAATGGTTGAATTTCCCTTGGTAAAATtacttatttaataaaaaaactcaaagaacTTGTAAGGAAAATGAAATCTCACATTCTCACATGAGCTGGGGGTGATACGATGACGATGACCAATatgtaaaaaatccaaaattgagAACAAGAAAGGGCACCAATCAGTTCAATCAATGACCAGATCAGCCTGCAAAagttcaattcaattcaattccttgggttattattattttttgttacctTTTCCGATTAGATTAGAATAGGGAAAAAGGCAACAACACGGAAAAAGAGGAACGAAAAAATTACCTtagaatgatgatgatgatgatgcctgTGAGATTGTCATCCTCATCTAGGCTCTACTGATGCGCTCTCGTCTCATCTCGTCTCAGGTGAAAATGAAGCAATTAGTATCATCAGGTGATGTGAGGTGAGGAAGACGAGGAAGATTCGTTAGTTGGTTCGTTCATTCAAGGCTCGAAAGAGGAAACCAGCATTCGGGTTCGGGCCCCTTTATTTCGGCCTCATATTATATTACCACTTTCTATTACCGGATATTACTTCTATGTTTTGTTTAACaaacctcaattaaaaaaaaaaccccaatcTCGTAAGCTTGCAAAAAGAGCTTAATCTAGGttgataataatgtttttagtttgtattttttttcttttacatcttataaaaaacatatttaatgtgtatcttaaattgaagtttataatataaatttaaataaaaataatttacaataaaattatgatataaattttatttgatcatgAAGGCATGCAAgtccaaaactataaaaaagtttgaaatgtaataaaaatatatcaatttaagaaattaaaagactaaaaaaagcAAACTTACTAGATGGAATAATAATATCCTTATTCATATTGCTAATGATTAatagacaaataataataagcaaagctgaataaaaaatatgtaaacgaggaaagaaaatgaaaaaaaaatcaaatttaaataaataattactttattagTTATCGATGTTTACTtgtatagataaataaataatatcaccacttattataaaaatagtaatagtAGGTACAAGCAAGGTTAAGTGTATGGATTGATGATTTCATCAAGTTAGGTATCGACCACTACAcaacacaagtaaaaaaaataatgtgcaCAAGGATTGTTaagaatacaaaataaaaaagaactcaaTAGTTCTGGAAATGACTACATTCTTATTGGACAATCTAGGTTTATAAATAGGCTTTTACAATCTtaacaaaatgagaaaaataagtgTAACCAGAAAAAGTCAAGAAACATTAAGCAATCCTAAAGAATAAGGCTTAAACTAAATACTAAATCATAATGGAGtaaaatcttaaacaaaatCCCTTACTAAAACCTAAACTTTCTTTTCATCCCCCCCTTAAACTAGCTCCCAACTACAATTGGTTTAATTCAAGAATTTGGCAAACTCCCGACTCTGAAGcctttaaaaaacattcaatgtgaGGGGTTTTGTCATCACATTGCCAACTGATCTTGTGTCCTATAATAAACCAACTCAACTACTCCTTCTAGTGTGAgatcatgaagaaaatggaaGCGCATATCAATGTGCTTGTTTCGACCATGTAACACAGGGTTTTTTGATAGTTTAATCGTGGATCTATTATAACAAAGGATTGTAGTACACTTACTTTCCTTCAGATTCAATTTCTCAAATATCATCTTCATCCAAACAGCTTGGCTAGCACAAGTAGCTACAACCACAAACTCTACTTCAGTGGTTGAAAGTGTGACTATTTTCTTGAGGACTAGACAACAACTCCAGATCCTAACATGAAGACATAACCTAATGTGCTTTTCCTATCTTCTAGATCTCTTATATAGTCATTATCTGCATAACCAACTAGACCTTCACACCCCCCTTTCTTGTAACTAGTGGTTCCTTTCAAGTATCTTAGTATCCTCTTCGCTATTACCAAGTGCAACTCAATTAGTTTAGTTATGTACCTGCCAATCACACATACTACAAACATCAAGTTTGACCTTATAGTTGTTAATTATATGAGATATCCCACCATCTGTTTAAATAAAGTCTTATCATCACAAGCTCAATTCTTATATTTAAAGAGTTTACAACATGGAATAATAGGATTATGAACCGAGTTGCTATTCTCCATCCTAAACCTCTTCAACACCTCCAAAGCATACTTTCTCTAACACATATAAATCTCATCCGATCTCTACAATACTTCTATGCTAAAAAAGAACCTCATTCTTTCTAAATCAGTTATATCAAACTCCGTCAACATGGAAGTCTTAAACTCAACAAACATCTATTTATCATTGCCAGTAAATATTAAATCATCTACGTACAATCTGACAATAAAAATCTTACAtcctttatttgttttaatgaaCAAATTATGTTCACGATAACACTTCTTGAGCCCTTCATTTATGAAATGTGTTTCAATATGACTAAACCAAGCTCGTAGAGTTTGTTTTAGTCTATAAAGGGCTTTCTTCAACCTGTATGCTTTCTAAGGTTTATTCTTCAACTCATAACCCATAGGCTGCTCCATATACACTTCCTCATTAAGTTTCCCATGCAAGAAGACGgatttaacatcaagttgacaGAGAGTCCATCCTTTCTAAGCTGTTAGAGCCACAACCATTCTCACAACCGGTGCAAACACTTTCGTGTAGTTTATCCCTTATTGTTACACATACCCCTTAGCTACCAAACAAGCCTTAAACTTGTCCACTTCTTCATTCTCCTTAAGTTTGGTTTTATAGACCTACTTTACTCCAATCTTCTTTGTACTTGTAGGTATATTAGTGAGTTCCCATATGTTGTTCCTTTCTATAGCCTTTATCTTCATGTCTATAGCTATCCTCTAATTTTCATGCTTTACTACCTCCTCAAAATGCATTAGATCTGCTGAAGTAAATAAAGCCAAATTAACATTTGTATCTTCTTCCTCTAAAAGCCCTTCCCTACTTACATAATCTGTCATCCATCCCGGGAACCCTCTAGCTCTTCCTTCATCAGAAATTGATGATTCTCCTCCATTCTCACTAGTTTGAGGATTACTAATTAGTTTTTCTGCGACTTATTTTTCTTCCTCACTCACTGTTCCATCATTTTTTGTGTTCATTGCCTCATTATCTCATTCATCATCACATTCTAGATTAGGCATTATATGTTCTCCATAACTCTTATCCTTGCTCCAAGACTTGTCTTCCTCAAACACAACCTCCCTGCTAATTATAACTTTTATAGCAACTGGATCATAGAGTCTATATGCCTTAGACTCTTCACTTACTCCCAATAACACACAGGTGAAGCTCTTTGTATCTAGCTTTATCTTTCTCACATCAAGAATATGCATATGTGCCACATATTTGAAAACCTTAAAATGCTCAACTGAGGGTTTGTTTCCACTTCAAACTTTCTTAGGTGTTTGCTTTTTTACAGCCAATATAAGACTCCAATTTAGaacatatattatttagttTACTGTCTCTGGCCAGAAAGTTTTGGGAATCCTTCTTTTAGAGAGCATACATCGAACGATGTTTATAATTGTATGATGTTTCCTTTAAGctactccattttgttgtggagtataCGCTGTAGTCAATTTCCTCTTGATGTTATGCTCTGTGTAAAACTCATTGAATTCAAATGATATGAACTCTATTCCTCGATCTGTTCTTAAACATTTTATATAccctcttacttctttctcaaCACAACTTTTAAAATGTTTGAACATGTTTAACGGTTCATATTTctctactaaaaaaatatatctatgcCTTTTTAGTAAAGTCATCAATAAAGCATATAATGTACCTCTTCTTACTATTAGAGATAAGAGATATTGGTTTGCAGAGGTCTGCATGAACAAGCTGGAGCTTTTTTGTGGctcttcaattgttttttaggATTGGATCCCTATATTGCTTCCCAATTATATAGTTAGCACATATTGTTGATGGAGTCTTGAACAAAGGTATTCTATGCATCATCTTCTTGAACTGGAGAGTCCTCAAACCTTTATAGCTTAAATATCCATAACAATAGTGTCATACGTGTGCCAAATCATGTGTGGAAGTGTAGAGACAAGCTGGTTTTTGAGGCAATGAATTTGCTAGCAACATAAACATTCAATTTGTTATCATCTCGGTATGTATTATGAGTCCTTTCtctaaatgataaatttttagttttccaTGTTGAATGAGAATTGctatcataacccaattctgagttatttctcaaaaatcaatttttttttcaaaataaaaataaaaaaataaaataaagtttggcaATATGGAGAAAGTAGGTTGGGAAATCAAACTCCAATTTTTGGAGGAAATTTTAAAGCCTAATTGTACCCTATAATGccaaaaaatggagaaaatgcaaattcaaggtcaaattaaatgattattggatgaatttgcataaaaattaagttcaaggacatgattaaatttttaataggtcaatttgatttaatcatgggccacattgaatttaaattatgtttaagaattaatttgggtccaattgaaggatttaattaagtataaggacttaattatactttaaattggtcaaattaattttatttacagattaattagtgaaaaattaagtttgggagcctaatttgggcttaattgagaagattggaattttaagagatcaaatttaattttttccaagttaattgattgaaaccaggggcaaaattgcaagaaaattgaagttttagggtcaattaggggttaaattaacaaaattcacagccaaagATCAATTTGCAAAAGGTGGCAAACTATAGGGgctcaattgaaaaaaaccgggggtaaaattgcaagaaattaaaagtttaatggtcaattaggggttaaattgcataaaacCAAGACTAGGGACCATAATGCAAAAGGCACGTAAATCCAGGGTTCTAATTCAAGTTCGACAGGGGTTAAATTGCACTAAATCAAAAGTATAAGGTCAATTATGGGtgcaattaaatcaaatttaaagagGGAGGATTGAAATGAACTTTGGTACAAAACAAAACTTTGATATTGttaatcttcttctttaaatatttgaaatgacAACTTAGGGAGGCTACtttgcaggtgcatttaatgtATCTAACGTCCATAAAAATTGACAAAACTTGCACGTAAATGATCCTCTGTAATTTCTCTACAGCCCCATATAGCCCGCTCAGGCTAAATGACAACCCATCAACGCCGACCTAAAGAGGCCAACTCATTCAGCCTTTTCCTGCAGATTTGACAACTCAGAATGCTTACTTTGAGCCAACAGTTGGGATCCTTCCCAATTGAATCAAAGGCTATAATTTCCCCCCAGTGTAGACAAAATTGCCCTCTTCCATTGTCTATCAATAAAGGTGGATTTCATGGCCTAAGGGAGGAGAAAATCGGGTCTAAagtcagcaaaaaaaaaactagcttttttctggtttttgcacatttcttctctctttctctctccatcGTGTCTTTAATTGTTGAAGACCTTATAGAAACCTTTCTCCTCCACCAACAGACGGCTACTCAGCCTCCCTGCAAACCCAAATCCTCACCGGCAATAGAGGCAGCCACCGCGAGGTCCTCCTTCTCTCTGATACAGATTTTCTTCTtccgcttcttcttctttcttccttggTAACAGGAAACCAACACCGTCACCATTTCTTCCTTCAGCTCCACCTTGAGCAACCAACACCACCACACGTTGCCAAGACCACCAAGCGACCACTGCGACTCTGTCTCTGCTCCTTCaagactttctctctcctctgcaactttttttcttcctcccgCAGCCGACTCTGGCAACCAACACCTCCACCCACTTCACTCCAGGTCAGTAACAACAACTCCATCCCCTCCGCCAGGTCGCCTCCCATTTTGCACTCCCACCGTCTGCAACTGTGTagttgcatgcagaacgtgaacTACTATTCACGTTCTGCAAGATAATTAACATCTCCTTTGGGTCAggtctggaaaaaaaaagaaaataaattcaagaaccctttcaaaaaaatttgtgattttcttgtatatttttcTACCTATTTTGCATGATATcgagttgtatatttacactgtaaaatacaaatctggtattaaaatatccGGTTTAGAACCCTTTACAAATTGTATATTAAAATGCGAtgttaaaattcagactttagaatggtAATGATTTAACacgataaggtagagactctctcaAGAAAGAGATCTGTCTTGAATCAtagaaaagaccaacaaatagaaacccgacctaagaaaaaaaatcaaacaataatgcaaCTTATCTTATGTAGGGtacactgggggtgatgcgtcttccccttgcacaaccagtcccttacgtAGACTCTTAAAAACAATAAggttctagtgaccataatactaggtgatgactgctgaacattaatcataattttatgattaaatccaaaacccTTTCCAACATACAACACCTCACACAGGAGGCACGACAAAAGCCTCTGTCGTCACCAGATGACATCGCGGCGCTCACGACCTTGCCAATCCTTTTTCTTGTAGTTGACCAATGCTTAAAAGATTATTCTTTAGTTCAggtacaaaaaatactttactaACAACATGTGTAAAACCACTTACTTTCAATCTCACATTGCCCTTTCCTAACACAGCTATCCTTGTATTATTTCCCAGCTTTATGTTTTGCATGAAGTCCTTATTTAGATCACAGAACAAGCTCTTGTCACCACACATGTGGTTGCTACATCCATAACCTAGGAACCAGACATCTTCCCTTCGAGCATCGTTAATCTCCATATATGGCATGAGCAATATCTCTTATTCTTCTCCTAATTCAGCGTAGTTAGCTTTCTTATCCCAACTTAGACACTTAAATTAAAAGTGTCTAAGCTTGTGACATTTAAAACATTCTACTGTTGCTTTGTTGTAGGGTTGACGacttttcccttttcctttacACCTCGACCCCATCTTCTTGCACCAAACCTGTCTTCTGAAGTTATCTTGAGTGCTTGTTCTTCTCTTGTATGTCATTGGAATATTTGCTCATGAATAATCAGAGAACTTTGCAGTTCATTAATGGAGAGTTGATCGATATCTTTGGACTCCTCAATTGagcaaacaatataattaaacttcTCACTTAATGATCTGGGAATCTTTTCTACCATTGTGATATCTTACATATGTTTTTCATATGTTCTCATCTTGTTGGCCACTGACAACACTCTTGAAAAATACTCGAAGACTCTTTCTTCAGCCTCCATCTCTAGGGTTTCAAACTCTCTATAGAGAGCTTGTAGATATGACCTTTTAACCCTAACACTCACTTCAAACTTATTCTTCATAGACTCAAATTTGTTTGGAAGTATCCTTTATGAGAGTGGTCTTCAATATCGTCCGATCTatgacttaaaaaatataatttttcacttTCATGTCTTTCAGCTTCAATTCATCTAGCCTTTTTTGTTGTGCTTTTGTTTGCTCCGCGCCATTCTCTAGCTCAATATAACCAGTCTCTACCAGCCCCTAATATTTCTTGGATCGTAGGAAATTCTCTATTAGAATGCTCTAATGGTCATAGTGACCATCAAATCGAGGGATGACTACTTGGACAAAATTCCCTTCGGTTGTCATCTTCTCTGATGCTGTAAAAACTCAAAGACTACTACTTTGATTTTGTCACACCCAacctggctctgataccaaaatgTTAAGAATACAAAATGAAAAGGTACTCAATAATTTTGGAAATGACTACATTCTTATTGAACAATCTAGGCTTATAAGTTTAAATTGTGCTTACAAGGGTTATAATTATACATAATAATGGCTCAATCTCTTTCCTAGCATATACACATCAAATTCCTCTTGTTATGAAGTCATGGAAAATTTTTacagaaaaatattgattttaactAACTGATGAGATATGGACTTGAGTTATACTTGTAAAATAAGTTTCTTATGGAACAAAAGACACTGTAAtgcttgatttaatatttaattttgttttatcaagTGACAagtatgtaaaaatttaaaatgatgaaaataatattttttatgtgtagAGAAGAGATATGTGTTCTCTATCTAGAGTTGTTCTCCCTTATCTCTCTTAAAACCTAAGAATATATAACTTGgaaaatatttggaaaaatatCTAGAGAAACACAAGTGAAAAGAACTATTCATAACTATCACCATATATATTACTATTCATAAATAGTATCATGCATTTAACTATTCATGAATAGTAAATCGAGATGAGCAAAAAATAGCTTGGTCAAATCAGAGCTCAAGCTTGGTTGGGCCTCAGCCTAAACTCTAAACCCCAAAACCTTAAATAAATCTTAACTAAACTCAAAACACTAAACCATAAACACAAACTAATCAATAAACCCTAActaaaccttaataaacaaagcccaaaaccataaatattaacTAAGCACTACACCCAAAACtctaattaaaacaaacaaaaaaaactaattaatcctTAAATTTGACAATGAAATTTCTAATGCTTGTGTTGAACTACACTGGAAGTAAGTTTAAGAAGCACATGTTagcaaaaaatctaaaaccttACCCTATTTTAATTTGGCcttaattacataaatacaCTAAAAGAAATGCAATTACCTGTGATGTTTTACGATTCATATGAATAGTGAAGCagcttaaaattttttcttaattaattaatgataaatccaAGCCTTATCACAGTAGGTTGATGTGCATGAAGGCTAAAAAACATGggtttaacttatttttatattgttttcttaaCTACTTGATAACAAATTCATGCCTTACCTCTATCAATTAAGGGTTCAGAGTTCAGAGTTTTGGTTTAGGATTTAGGGTTTAACATTTAGGATTTTGGGTTTAAGGTTTTGGAGTTAGAGTTTTGGGTTTAAGAGTTTTGGGTTTAAGAGTTTTGGGGTTTGGATTTAagatttagggttttagggtttggggtttggggtatTGGGTTTTAGTGTTTGGGTTTTGGGGTTTGAGAtttgggttttagggtttaggctTCGGGGTTTTAGGGGTTTCGGGGTTTAACGTTTTAGGGTTagagttttagggtttaggtttggGGTTTCAGGGTTTGGGTTTTGAGTTTGGGGATTAGGGTTTGAGATTTCAGCTTTAAGGTTTCGAGTTTAGGGTTTTGAGTTTAAGGGTTTAGGTTTTGGGCCCCATGGCTGTTACTGAGAGATTTCAATGCCATCATACAAGTGGGAGACCATTTAGGGGGGATACTTATTGGccaagatattaaaataactttaacactTGTATAAGTCTATCGATTTTATTGCAAGTCTCATGTACAAGACTAAAATACACATGGCATAATGGCTGACATGGAAGCAACACAATACAAAAAAAGTTAGACTGGATCTTTGGCAATCCTTGTTTGTTCTCCATTTGGCCTGCCACTCATTCAACAGTCCAACCTAGGAGTATTTCGAATCATAGTCCTATGATTTTAAGCCTTCAAAGTCTCAATGCAGTCATCGTTCAAATTTTTGAACATCTAGGTGATCGAAATGATTTTTTCCCTACTGTTGCATCATCCTGACATGCTCCCGTAAGTGGAAATCCTATGTTCCAATTCACAACCAAACTGCGCCGCCTAAAGACTGACTTGAGGCAGCTTCACAAGCAGCATACAAACAATATCACGGATAGAGTCAACCAAGCCAAAGCATCGTGGGAAGCAATAATTTCAACTTGATCAAAATCCAACTTTAGAGACTGCACAAATCAATGAACGCACACTTGCTATGCAATACATGCAACTGTGTAGAGATGAAGAATCCTACTTCAAGCAAAAATCCAAGATACAATGGTTGCAACTTGGTGATCGGAATACTACTTTCTTTCATAA is a window of Populus nigra chromosome 10, ddPopNigr1.1, whole genome shotgun sequence DNA encoding:
- the LOC133704860 gene encoding sphingoid long-chain bases kinase 1-like isoform X2; translation: MHPSKSGNAVSRNDPGSNSNATTATTNNSNKSQRRLSLCSQIAMHSSPIVFPEKQKRSKKLKAAASNSKRSMEVVADDPFPFNQPKIDELKIDIGGGAAAGGDENSDLLGYAVFSGKLILDKRSASSSYHSNTTKDQADITNQQAVDAKLTSKALVWGSHMLHLEHVISVSYNVGLRHFTVHSYPIKKSSRGLSCFIKPKRTRKDYRFLASSIEEALQWVGGFADQQCYINCLPHPLASSKKQASSESLPTDPPPELLFKCKCPPKMLVILNPRSGHGRSTKVFHGIVEPIFKLAGFKLEVVKTTSAGHAKNLASTVDISTCPDGIICVGGDGIINEVLNGLLSRDNQKEGISIPIGIIPAGSDNSLVWTVLGVRDPVSAAISIVKGGLTATDVFAVEWIQYGVIHFGMTVSYYGFVSDVLELSEKYQKRFGPLRYFVAGFLKFFCLPKYSYEVEYLPASKEDREGKQSAEGDIVDMPDLYTDVMRRSNTDGIPRASSLSSIDSIMTPSRMSGGDMDTTCSSTHASTEPSDYVRGLDPKAKRLSSGRTNVMPEPEVIHPQLPLSTTPNWPRTRSKSRADKGWTGLTTTHDPSRCSWGNASLNDREDISSTISDPGPIWDAEPKWDTEPNWDVENPIDLPGPSDDIEAGMKKEVIPRLEDKWEFKKGQFLGILVCNHACRTVQSSQVVAPRAEHDDNTMDMLLVHGSGRWRLLRFFLRLQMGQHLSLPYVEYIKVFTLRDAEVVGDFKHSFVHTRSALHWMLHASGGSKCFHK